From a single Parcubacteria group bacterium genomic region:
- a CDS encoding NUDIX domain-containing protein: protein MREIKQHKIEVHVAGICLRETEYDIEVLIAKRRENKELYPGKWECGSGQVKEGENFEEAIKRKIKEELGVIAERVLVFKTYEVKTPNLPQKKIPGILFVCFLKGYVNGKEPQIKEDAFSEWKWQSINNLSGIDFIPGIKDEINTAWEFYSKNKNLAKKV from the coding sequence ATGCGGGAAATAAAACAGCACAAAATAGAAGTTCATGTTGCTGGAATTTGCCTTCGAGAAACGGAATACGATATCGAAGTTTTAATTGCTAAGCGGAGAGAAAATAAAGAATTATATCCCGGAAAATGGGAATGTGGAAGCGGGCAAGTGAAGGAAGGAGAAAATTTCGAAGAAGCCATTAAAAGAAAGATAAAAGAAGAATTAGGCGTTATTGCGGAAAGAGTTTTGGTTTTTAAAACCTATGAAGTGAAGACCCCCAACCTTCCCCAGAAAAAAATACCCGGAATTTTATTTGTCTGTTTTTTAAAGGGATATGTCAACGGAAAAGAGCCTCAAATAAAAGAAGATGCTTTTTCTGAATGGAAATGGCAGTCAATAAATAATTTGTCAGGGATCGATTTTATTCCCGGAATTAAAGATGAAATTAATACCGCTTGGGAATTTTATTCTAAGAACAAGAATCTTGCAAAAAAAGTGTAA
- a CDS encoding glycosyltransferase family 1 protein, with product MRIGIDARTILNPEKGEAIGVGHYTYQLIRNLLELDKINEYVLFFDFHVREKDIKKFNQPNVKIKFYPFSDYKKYLPGAYSEILGTATLSREKLDVLHSTSPHSRIPTSYRGKCVVTFHDLSIYKIPGCYPKISGAKEKAVYNLMAKKADKIIAVSQSTKKDVEDIFKITSEKISVIYSGLDKRFFEESKISSQKILEKYKITKKYILFLGTLEPSKNITRLLEAFADFKEKLSSPVQGNNLKFEYQLVLAGKRGWLSKEYLQIIKDLGLSKDVISTGYIIGDELSPLFKNSQFFVMPSLYEGFGMTVLEAFATGTPAIISKVSSLPEIAGDAAYYVDPMNKKEITEAMIKFSQDENLRNEYRKKGLEQVKKFDWQKTAQETIEIYKSFQ from the coding sequence ATGAGAATAGGAATAGATGCGAGGACAATTTTAAATCCCGAAAAGGGAGAAGCTATCGGGGTTGGTCACTATACTTATCAGTTGATTAGAAATCTTTTAGAATTGGACAAAATCAATGAATATGTCCTGTTTTTTGATTTTCACGTGAGGGAAAAAGATATTAAAAAATTTAATCAGCCGAATGTCAAGATAAAATTTTATCCCTTTTCCGATTACAAAAAGTATCTTCCCGGAGCTTACAGTGAAATTTTAGGAACGGCGACTTTGTCCAGAGAGAAACTGGACGTGCTCCATTCTACTTCGCCGCATAGCCGGATTCCGACAAGTTATCGGGGGAAATGCGTGGTGACTTTTCACGACCTATCAATATACAAAATTCCCGGATGCTATCCGAAAATAAGCGGAGCTAAAGAAAAGGCGGTGTATAATTTGATGGCAAAAAAAGCGGACAAGATTATTGCAGTTTCACAGTCGACCAAAAAAGATGTGGAAGATATTTTCAAAATTACTTCAGAAAAAATAAGCGTGATTTATAGCGGACTAGACAAAAGATTTTTTGAAGAATCAAAAATATCCAGCCAGAAAATTTTGGAGAAATACAAAATAACGAAAAAATATATTCTGTTTTTAGGAACGCTTGAACCTTCGAAAAATATTACCAGGTTGCTTGAAGCATTTGCGGATTTTAAGGAAAAATTGAGTTCGCCGGTGCAAGGAAACAATTTAAAATTCGAATATCAATTGGTTTTAGCTGGAAAAAGAGGGTGGCTTTCAAAAGAATATCTTCAGATTATTAAAGATTTGGGACTTAGCAAAGACGTAATTTCTACCGGATATATTATTGGAGACGAATTGTCGCCATTATTTAAAAATTCGCAGTTTTTTGTTATGCCTTCGTTGTATGAAGGATTTGGAATGACAGTTTTGGAGGCTTTTGCCACCGGAACACCGGCGATTATCTCAAAAGTCTCGTCTCTTCCGGAGATTGCAGGAGACGCGGCTTATTATGTCGATCCAATGAATAAAAAGGAAATAACAGAGGCAATGATTAAATTTTCCCAAGATGAAAATTTGAGGAATGAATACAGAAAGAAAGGCTTGGAGCAAGTTAAAAAATTCGACTGGCAAAAAACCGCCCAAGAAACAATCGAAATTTATAAAAGCTTTCAATAA
- the rsmI gene encoding 16S rRNA (cytidine(1402)-2'-O)-methyltransferase — MSRGILYIVATPIGNLGDITLRALETLKSVDYVACEDTRVTSKLLNHYSIQKTLISYHQHSELKKIDLIINKLKEGKNIALVTDAGTPGISDPGNILVAEAVKNNIEIHPIPGASALASMISIAGIDLQKFLFLGFPPHKKGRETFFKEVISLKYPVIYYESPHRFIKNLELLKLLECQKRIIIGRELTKIFEEIKRGNTDEILSYYQENGDKIKGEFVVIVY, encoded by the coding sequence ATGAGTAGAGGTATATTATATATCGTCGCAACACCTATTGGTAATCTGGGCGATATTACGCTTAGAGCCTTGGAAACGCTTAAAAGTGTTGATTATGTCGCTTGCGAAGATACCAGGGTTACCAGCAAGCTTCTAAATCATTATAGCATACAAAAAACTCTAATATCTTATCATCAGCACAGCGAACTCAAAAAAATCGATTTGATTATCAATAAACTGAAAGAAGGAAAAAATATCGCGCTGGTTACTGATGCGGGAACGCCGGGGATTTCCGATCCGGGAAACATTCTGGTGGCGGAAGCGGTGAAAAACAATATTGAAATTCATCCGATTCCAGGAGCATCAGCCCTGGCTTCAATGATTAGTATTGCTGGAATCGATCTTCAGAAGTTTCTATTTCTCGGATTTCCTCCGCACAAGAAAGGACGCGAAACTTTTTTCAAGGAAGTGATTAGTTTAAAATATCCGGTTATTTATTACGAATCTCCGCATCGCTTTATTAAAAATTTGGAACTTTTGAAACTATTGGAATGCCAAAAGCGTATTATTATAGGAAGGGAGCTTACTAAAATTTTCGAAGAAATTAAAAGAGGAAATACTGATGAAATTTTAAGCTATTATCAGGAAAATGGGGATAAAATTAAAGGAGAATTTGTGGTAATTGTTTATTAG